One Candidatus Korarchaeum sp. genomic region harbors:
- a CDS encoding heterodisulfide reductase-related iron-sulfur binding cluster has product MTSVVPEVVKFAAENTKEVGDVLGIGADKRVKWARGVVERGPVDGTVFYAGEMYPVMGYSEGAFKMLKRVEGLMDINGLAKVGPIMRKLGIYTVGVDALWGSINRRYEKALQDAVRVLKGLGVKLGYLFEEEPPSGVALHTYGLLREFKEHANWVHGRLKELGVRRIVTLDPIVATAFRLYYPEFVDGWDVETYHFVEVVANRIAELGLRFDLGRRLRVTYHDPCYLARTLGVVDEVRFILSRVEGVELVEPVRRGVLTGCSGDGGLELTQPHVARRVALDRVEELAKTGAELVLTSCPACMLMLRTGFEMIGRSLDVWDLASLLAEAMSNKVEEGERVHPSFKRYKVFPKSPHFKNLSLKELAEVLKSETDRCKKCGFCNVECPTSKAMNKLESRSSRGRMTLINSLVSGDPVRPKEVLDRLYTCVLCGRCSQECPAGLHAQELIVYGRAYSIYSGVVLEDEDKLILSVRG; this is encoded by the coding sequence ATGACCTCCGTCGTACCCGAGGTCGTGAAGTTCGCCGCCGAGAACACGAAGGAAGTGGGGGATGTCCTGGGGATAGGAGCTGACAAGAGGGTTAAGTGGGCTCGAGGAGTAGTTGAGAGAGGTCCCGTCGATGGCACGGTCTTCTACGCGGGCGAGATGTACCCCGTTATGGGGTACTCGGAAGGGGCTTTCAAGATGCTCAAGAGGGTCGAGGGATTGATGGATATAAATGGATTGGCTAAGGTAGGGCCTATCATGAGGAAGTTGGGCATATACACCGTGGGTGTAGACGCCCTCTGGGGAAGCATAAACAGGAGGTATGAGAAGGCCCTTCAAGATGCTGTGAGGGTCCTCAAGGGATTGGGAGTTAAGCTAGGATACCTATTTGAGGAAGAGCCCCCTTCTGGAGTCGCTCTCCACACTTACGGCCTCCTTAGGGAGTTCAAGGAGCATGCGAACTGGGTTCATGGGAGGCTCAAGGAACTGGGCGTGAGGAGGATCGTGACACTTGATCCGATCGTCGCTACGGCCTTCAGGCTCTACTACCCCGAGTTCGTGGATGGATGGGATGTAGAGACCTACCACTTCGTCGAAGTCGTGGCCAATAGGATAGCTGAGCTCGGCCTGAGGTTTGACCTGGGCAGGAGGCTGAGGGTCACTTACCACGATCCCTGCTATCTAGCTAGGACGTTGGGCGTCGTGGACGAGGTGAGGTTCATACTCTCGAGGGTGGAGGGAGTGGAGCTCGTGGAACCGGTGAGGAGAGGCGTTCTCACTGGATGCAGTGGGGACGGTGGGCTCGAGCTCACTCAACCCCATGTGGCTAGGAGAGTGGCTCTGGATAGGGTTGAGGAGCTCGCTAAGACAGGCGCTGAGCTCGTCCTAACTTCATGCCCGGCCTGCATGCTGATGCTGAGGACCGGATTCGAGATGATAGGGAGGAGCTTGGACGTATGGGACCTGGCTTCCCTCTTAGCTGAGGCCATGAGCAACAAGGTCGAGGAGGGGGAGAGGGTTCATCCCAGCTTCAAGAGGTACAAGGTGTTCCCTAAGAGCCCGCATTTCAAGAACCTAAGCCTTAAGGAGCTAGCTGAAGTCCTTAAGAGTGAAACGGATAGGTGTAAGAAGTGCGGTTTCTGTAACGTCGAGTGCCCCACATCCAAAGCGATGAACAAGCTGGAGAGCAGGTCCTCGAGGGGTAGGATGACCCTGATAAACTCCTTGGTGAGCGGAGATCCTGTGAGGCCTAAGGAGGTCTTAGATAGGCTTTACACATGCGTCCTCTGCGGGAGGTGCTCCCAGGAGTGTCCAGCTGGCCTGCATGCCCAGGAGCTGATAGTATACGGGAGAGCCTACTCCATTTACTCGGGGGTTGTTTTGGAGGATGAGGATAAGCTCATCCTGAGTGTTAGGGGGTGA
- the thrS gene encoding threonine--tRNA ligase gives MILPDGTLLNAEEGRRIIDVIPKGIGLVAKASGKLLDLSTVIREELEEIRVLDFEDKEGREAYWHTTSHILAQAVKRLFRGAKLGVGPAIDEGFYYEFDLGGRTFSQEDLELIEEEMRRIVEEDLPITREEVGREEAIALFREAGEPYKVELLEEIEEPIVSIYKQGEFFDLCRGPHLPSTGYVKYLKVLQVSSSYWRGDERNPVMQRVYGISFPSKEMLEEFLVRREEIRKRDHRVIGPQLDLFSMPSEVIGPGLVIWHPRGARARRIIEDFLVRVHLRRGYEIVYSPHIAYSNLWRISGHLDYYRDYMYVFEKEGIEHAVKPMNCPFHILVYNSKRRSYRELPLRLFELGTVYRFERSGVLHGLLRARGFTQDDAHIFTPPDKLEEEVMGIIELNEYLMRSFGFEELKVEVSTWDPRRRSEYMGSDEDWASAQSALEKALSRKGYSYEVMEGEAAFYGPKIDMKLVDSIGREWQLSTIQLDFNLPKRFDLKYVKADGTEEHVVMIHRALLGSIERFMGILLEHYAGGLPLWVAPVQVRILPISRAHEVKAEEILSSLRGVGVRADLRGADSTLSYRVRESELERIPIVAIVGDKEVSSGTISVRVKGKGNLGSMSLEEFLQTFGRELLPPDMR, from the coding sequence GTGATACTACCTGATGGGACCCTTTTAAATGCCGAGGAAGGAAGGAGGATCATTGACGTCATACCTAAGGGCATTGGACTAGTGGCCAAGGCCTCAGGGAAGTTACTGGATCTTTCGACTGTGATAAGGGAGGAGCTAGAGGAGATAAGAGTGCTGGACTTTGAAGATAAGGAGGGAAGGGAGGCCTACTGGCACACGACATCGCATATACTGGCGCAAGCGGTGAAGAGGCTCTTCAGGGGAGCTAAGTTAGGAGTGGGACCCGCTATAGATGAGGGGTTCTACTACGAGTTCGACCTAGGGGGTAGGACCTTCTCGCAGGAGGATCTTGAGCTGATAGAGGAGGAGATGAGGAGGATAGTTGAGGAGGACCTGCCCATAACCAGGGAGGAGGTAGGGAGGGAGGAGGCGATAGCCCTCTTCAGGGAAGCCGGAGAACCTTATAAGGTTGAGCTCTTAGAGGAGATTGAAGAGCCCATCGTGTCGATATACAAGCAGGGGGAGTTCTTCGACCTATGCAGGGGGCCTCACCTTCCCTCCACGGGCTACGTGAAGTACCTGAAGGTGCTCCAGGTCTCTTCCTCATACTGGAGAGGGGACGAGAGGAACCCGGTGATGCAGAGGGTCTACGGGATATCCTTTCCATCCAAGGAGATGCTCGAGGAGTTTCTGGTGAGGAGGGAGGAGATAAGGAAGAGGGATCATAGGGTGATAGGTCCTCAGTTGGACCTGTTTTCCATGCCCTCCGAGGTCATAGGGCCGGGCCTGGTGATATGGCATCCCAGGGGAGCTAGAGCTAGGCGGATAATAGAGGACTTCCTGGTGAGGGTGCACCTCAGGAGAGGTTACGAGATAGTCTACTCACCGCACATAGCTTACAGCAACCTCTGGCGTATCTCAGGTCACTTGGATTACTACAGGGACTACATGTACGTCTTCGAGAAGGAGGGCATTGAGCACGCTGTCAAGCCGATGAACTGCCCCTTCCACATACTCGTGTACAATTCTAAGAGGAGGAGCTACAGGGAGCTCCCCCTGAGGTTGTTCGAGCTAGGGACCGTTTACAGGTTCGAGAGGTCGGGAGTGCTTCACGGCCTACTCAGGGCTAGGGGGTTCACTCAGGACGACGCTCACATATTCACCCCTCCCGACAAACTCGAGGAGGAGGTCATGGGGATAATAGAGCTCAACGAGTACCTGATGAGGTCTTTTGGCTTCGAGGAGCTCAAGGTGGAGGTATCGACCTGGGATCCGAGGAGGAGATCCGAGTACATGGGGTCGGATGAGGACTGGGCGTCAGCTCAGTCAGCTCTGGAGAAGGCCCTCAGTAGGAAGGGCTACTCCTACGAGGTGATGGAGGGCGAGGCGGCTTTCTACGGTCCTAAGATAGACATGAAGTTGGTGGACTCGATAGGGAGGGAGTGGCAGCTCAGCACAATACAGCTGGACTTCAACCTGCCTAAGAGGTTCGATCTGAAGTACGTTAAGGCAGATGGCACCGAGGAGCATGTTGTGATGATACACAGGGCATTGCTAGGCTCTATAGAGAGGTTCATGGGCATACTCCTTGAGCACTACGCCGGGGGCCTCCCCCTCTGGGTAGCCCCCGTTCAAGTCAGGATACTGCCGATCTCACGAGCTCACGAAGTTAAAGCTGAGGAAATATTGAGCTCACTCAGAGGAGTGGGGGTGAGGGCTGACCTCAGGGGGGCTGACTCAACCTTAAGCTACAGGGTGAGGGAGAGCGAACTCGAGAGGATCCCTATAGTAGCTATCGTGGGGGACAAGGAGGTGAGCTCAGGCACTATCTCCGTTAGAGTGAAGGGTAAGGGAAACCTAGGGAGCATGAGCCTTGAGGAGTTCCTTCAGACGTTCGGGAGGGAGCTGCTCCCACCGGATATGAGATAA
- a CDS encoding DUF998 domain-containing protein — MRSRSKSVALAVSAICVPLASILLAIYLSPWFKWERNALSDLGHAVKSEVAPIFNLGLVTGGLLFLMFSTLYMHRRYPITSKLMVLASYFLILIGTFDEVYGFLHFIVSLVFFIALAFAALSYSYESKKSYPVVITLIIGIAWALQLSGICECGASVPEMISVLISLVWFIDALRNVQRSISWS; from the coding sequence ATGAGGTCAAGATCCAAGTCGGTAGCCCTCGCGGTCTCAGCAATATGCGTACCCCTCGCATCTATACTCTTAGCGATATACCTCTCCCCTTGGTTCAAGTGGGAGAGGAACGCATTGAGCGATTTAGGTCATGCAGTTAAGAGCGAGGTAGCTCCGATATTCAACTTAGGGCTGGTGACCGGAGGGCTACTTTTCCTAATGTTCTCAACTCTCTACATGCACAGGAGGTACCCCATTACCTCTAAACTCATGGTCCTAGCGTCCTACTTCCTCATCCTCATAGGGACCTTCGATGAGGTCTACGGATTCCTTCACTTCATCGTCTCCCTGGTATTCTTCATCGCTCTCGCTTTCGCGGCCCTATCTTACAGCTACGAATCGAAGAAGAGCTATCCCGTAGTGATAACCCTGATAATAGGGATAGCCTGGGCCTTGCAGCTCTCTGGGATTTGTGAATGCGGTGCTTCTGTGCCCGAGATGATATCCGTGCTCATATCCCTAGTTTGGTTCATAGATGCCCTGAGGAACGTTCAGAGGTCGATCTCCTGGAGCTAG
- a CDS encoding DNRLRE domain-containing protein, producing the protein MVNPVNAQHTRIANVTLPATSDSYVVEEEPHEQHGSEDLLSIGYTENSYRKDCSFAWLGPVAKPSGCVVSCEQGYEGTRRNILLDFNLSSVPPGSEVISAVVRLHAYSPRDDIPVALYGLTESFSEKDVSWRSRIENKIWRTQGGSHELGILERGDLANFFQGFGYYAFNVTDYYSRVLRGEVENNGIIIKPELKDYSGSGRVTVAQVTIRTTGDLVRCKNYADSLNAFAGEKRKKLYADFYSKELAIKEGALEYAPALLLKFKGPSVQIRLDGPNTIRTGPGKRVTLNLSIEGSYSGPLDLSYDTEDADGFSVRFDGRAEVGSKLRAIVDLSKDIPAGNYRIKFLPMISKFNNSYFSEISGTEVTLVVEGASKTYGDFSMYCYTEQVNVTRGGSASFRVNVVYRGSFWAKVALSSSAPQGLVLSFDPTEGIPDFASNVTVNASEDAPLGLHEVTLMGTGGNITRSVKVKVNVLERTVVPISTRTEGTQTTGGVETDTKEATTNTTMTVAEGGLPIPYITILILVLALMVSMVLLRKKTIH; encoded by the coding sequence TTGGTTAATCCGGTTAATGCTCAACACACACGGATCGCTAACGTAACTCTCCCAGCTACTTCGGATTCGTATGTAGTAGAGGAGGAACCTCACGAGCAGCACGGATCGGAAGACCTGCTCTCCATTGGGTACACCGAGAACTCCTACAGGAAAGATTGTTCTTTCGCTTGGTTAGGACCTGTTGCGAAACCGAGCGGCTGTGTGGTCAGTTGCGAGCAAGGTTATGAAGGGACTAGGAGGAACATATTATTGGATTTCAATCTCAGTTCCGTACCACCGGGCTCAGAGGTAATATCAGCAGTAGTGAGGCTTCACGCCTACTCACCCCGCGATGATATACCCGTGGCGCTCTACGGTCTCACTGAGAGCTTCTCGGAGAAAGATGTCAGTTGGCGGAGTAGAATTGAGAACAAGATTTGGAGAACTCAAGGAGGTTCTCATGAACTGGGCATACTTGAGAGAGGGGATCTAGCAAACTTCTTCCAAGGCTTTGGTTACTACGCGTTTAATGTCACTGATTACTACTCGAGGGTCCTTAGGGGGGAAGTGGAGAACAATGGGATAATCATAAAGCCGGAGTTAAAAGACTATTCAGGATCTGGGAGAGTAACAGTAGCTCAGGTGACAATAAGAACTACTGGAGACCTTGTAAGATGTAAAAATTACGCAGATAGTTTAAACGCGTTCGCAGGAGAGAAGAGGAAGAAGCTATACGCTGATTTCTACAGTAAGGAATTAGCCATAAAGGAGGGAGCGTTAGAATACGCTCCAGCCCTCCTCTTAAAGTTCAAGGGACCCTCTGTCCAAATAAGGCTTGACGGCCCCAATACCATCAGGACGGGGCCCGGTAAAAGGGTGACGCTCAATCTCTCCATAGAAGGTAGCTACAGCGGCCCTCTGGATCTAAGTTACGATACGGAGGACGCCGACGGTTTTAGTGTGAGGTTCGATGGGAGGGCCGAAGTGGGCTCCAAACTCAGAGCAATAGTGGATCTGAGCAAGGACATCCCAGCTGGTAATTACAGGATCAAGTTCCTACCAATGATAAGCAAGTTCAACAACTCCTACTTCAGCGAGATATCGGGTACTGAGGTGACTTTAGTTGTCGAGGGAGCCTCCAAAACCTACGGTGACTTCTCCATGTACTGCTACACAGAGCAGGTGAACGTAACTAGGGGAGGAAGCGCTTCCTTCAGGGTTAACGTGGTCTACAGGGGATCCTTCTGGGCTAAGGTAGCCCTATCCTCATCAGCCCCCCAAGGGCTCGTTCTGTCGTTTGATCCAACTGAGGGTATACCTGATTTCGCATCCAACGTGACCGTCAACGCTAGCGAGGACGCACCTCTCGGCTTACACGAGGTGACCTTGATGGGGACCGGAGGCAACATAACGAGGAGCGTCAAGGTCAAGGTGAACGTGCTCGAGAGAACCGTAGTTCCGATTTCAACTAGGACCGAGGGAACCCAAACTACGGGGGGAGTTGAGACGGACACCAAGGAAGCGACGACTAACACCACTATGACAGTAGCGGAGGGAGGTCTTCCTATCCCGTACATAACTATCCTAATCCTTGTGTTAGCTCTTATGGTTTCTATGGTATTGTTGAGAAAGAAAACAATTCATTAA
- a CDS encoding DNRLRE domain-containing protein, which produces MREAIFISFLIILLIPVNISTIHVYSSPPKTTNLNITNVLDSYLSEERPTEQHGSEDYLSTGYTERQRRGSCYVKWAATYYACDIICNRINEIVDIRNMIFHFDLGSVPPGSEVMSALLRLHSYSPRDDILVSVYGLSESFWESGVNWLSRNGTIPWRQQGGTHELKELERGTLGSFSKGGGYYVFNVTDYYARVLRGEIENYGILITPFVTGAREESEAVRVHHYENPDICRKAERDPNSFSFLLNLDRPKELYAVFYSKELALREKVPDYSPTLMLRFKGPSVLLRPSAAQLRIRPGGAASLDIQIDGTYRGPLGVTHELKGVEGIKVEITGDVKMGSTLKVRITLGKDVPAGSYELRFAPVIREYDNSYFSDIAEAKVTLNVEKAPEQYRDFSMYCYTEQVNVTRGGSASFRVNVVYRGSFWAKVALSSSAPQGLVLSFDPAEGVPDFASNVTVNASEDAPLGLHEVTLMGTGGNITRSVKVKVNVLERTVVPTPIPTTTRETPTMMETSRTTNITTTAEEGSPSILYIVIPILALALVVSAVLLRRRVTH; this is translated from the coding sequence TTGCGGGAAGCCATCTTCATATCTTTTTTAATTATACTCCTAATACCTGTAAATATTTCAACAATTCACGTCTATTCGTCACCTCCTAAAACCACTAACTTGAATATAACGAATGTATTAGATTCTTACCTGTCTGAGGAGAGGCCTACCGAGCAGCACGGGTCTGAGGACTACCTGTCCACCGGCTACACCGAAAGGCAGCGTAGGGGAAGCTGTTACGTAAAATGGGCTGCTACTTATTATGCTTGCGATATAATTTGCAACCGCATTAATGAGATAGTCGATATAAGGAACATGATTTTCCACTTCGATCTGGGCAGCGTGCCTCCGGGCTCGGAGGTGATGTCAGCACTACTGCGCCTACACTCATATTCCCCCAGGGACGATATCCTCGTGTCCGTTTACGGCCTGAGCGAGAGCTTCTGGGAGAGCGGTGTCAATTGGCTGAGCCGAAACGGGACCATCCCGTGGAGGCAGCAGGGAGGCACGCATGAGCTCAAAGAACTGGAGAGGGGGACATTAGGTAGCTTCTCCAAAGGAGGCGGATACTACGTGTTCAACGTCACGGATTACTACGCTAGAGTCCTCAGAGGGGAGATCGAAAATTACGGGATTCTAATAACTCCTTTCGTGACTGGGGCTCGTGAGGAATCCGAAGCCGTAAGGGTGCATCACTACGAAAATCCAGACATATGCAGAAAAGCCGAAAGGGACCCTAACTCCTTCTCCTTCCTCCTGAATCTGGATCGACCGAAGGAGCTATATGCCGTCTTCTACAGCAAGGAGCTGGCTTTGAGGGAGAAGGTGCCGGACTACTCCCCAACCCTCATGCTCAGGTTCAAGGGACCTTCGGTGCTACTGAGACCCTCGGCTGCGCAGCTCAGGATCAGGCCCGGAGGCGCCGCGAGCTTGGACATCCAGATAGATGGGACCTACAGAGGGCCCTTGGGCGTGACCCACGAGCTGAAAGGGGTTGAGGGCATAAAGGTTGAGATCACAGGAGACGTTAAGATGGGATCCACCCTCAAGGTGAGGATCACCTTGGGGAAGGACGTTCCGGCTGGGAGCTACGAGTTGAGGTTCGCTCCGGTCATCAGGGAGTACGATAACTCTTACTTCAGCGATATAGCTGAAGCGAAGGTAACGTTGAACGTGGAGAAAGCCCCCGAACAGTACAGGGACTTCTCCATGTACTGCTACACGGAGCAGGTGAACGTAACTAGGGGAGGAAGCGCTTCCTTCAGGGTTAACGTGGTCTACAGGGGATCCTTCTGGGCTAAGGTAGCCCTATCCTCATCAGCCCCCCAAGGGCTCGTTCTGTCGTTTGATCCCGCTGAAGGGGTTCCGGACTTCGCATCCAACGTGACCGTCAACGCTAGCGAGGACGCGCCTCTCGGCTTACACGAGGTGACCTTGATGGGGACCGGAGGCAACATAACGAGGAGCGTCAAGGTCAAGGTGAACGTGCTCGAGAGAACCGTAGTTCCTACACCGATCCCAACCACGACTAGGGAGACCCCTACGATGATGGAGACGAGTAGGACGACCAACATCACCACGACCGCTGAGGAGGGAAGTCCTTCCATCCTTTACATAGTCATCCCAATCCTCGCGCTAGCCCTCGTAGTCTCCGCGGTATTACTGAGGAGGAGAGTGACCCACTGA
- a CDS encoding dipeptide epimerase: MPIRRVEVYTVELPYRKPFTISMGTSVSSTDVVVKLVDDEGRIGWGEASPSRRVTGESEDTIVAAMRVLAPLLVNEDPLEIERIEEKISKAILGNSAAKLALEMAALDLKGKSLGVRLRDMLGGHSDRVETDFTIGIMSPEEMASDAAKHVEAGFRILKLKVGTNVSEDIERVKAVRDTVGSDVRIRIDANQGWTVKQAKRALNEMYRYDVELAEQPVKWYDLEGMAELTRTSPIPIMADESVHSARDALIVAKMRAADYINIKLTKAGGLLEARRIAAVSEAAGIPNMIGCMMEGGVSITAAVHFATATRNVVTTDLDSDISLKEDFVEGGARCENGFRILPEGPGLGNLRVKEEKLKLVAVFEEGREATTPL; this comes from the coding sequence TTGCCCATCAGGAGGGTAGAGGTGTACACGGTCGAGCTTCCCTACAGGAAGCCCTTCACGATATCCATGGGTACCTCCGTCAGCAGCACGGACGTGGTGGTCAAGCTGGTCGATGACGAGGGCAGGATCGGATGGGGCGAGGCCTCCCCGTCAAGGAGGGTGACTGGGGAGAGCGAGGACACCATCGTGGCGGCGATGAGGGTACTAGCTCCGCTGCTGGTGAACGAAGATCCCTTGGAAATAGAGAGGATTGAGGAGAAGATCTCCAAGGCGATCCTAGGGAACTCCGCCGCCAAGTTAGCGTTGGAAATGGCTGCGCTCGACCTCAAGGGGAAGTCACTGGGCGTGAGGCTGAGGGACATGCTGGGGGGCCACTCGGACAGAGTGGAGACGGACTTCACCATAGGCATAATGTCGCCTGAGGAGATGGCCTCGGACGCCGCTAAGCACGTAGAAGCCGGCTTCAGGATACTGAAGCTGAAGGTGGGAACGAATGTCAGCGAGGATATCGAGAGGGTCAAAGCCGTTAGGGATACTGTGGGTAGCGATGTGAGGATAAGGATAGACGCGAATCAAGGTTGGACCGTTAAACAAGCTAAGAGAGCCCTGAATGAAATGTACAGGTATGATGTCGAGTTGGCGGAGCAGCCCGTGAAGTGGTACGATTTAGAAGGAATGGCCGAACTCACTAGGACGAGTCCGATCCCCATAATGGCTGACGAATCCGTTCACTCGGCTAGGGACGCTCTGATAGTGGCTAAGATGAGAGCGGCTGACTACATAAACATAAAGCTCACCAAGGCGGGCGGACTGCTGGAAGCCAGGAGGATAGCGGCCGTGAGCGAAGCCGCGGGCATCCCAAACATGATAGGGTGCATGATGGAGGGTGGTGTGAGCATAACAGCAGCTGTACACTTCGCTACAGCGACTAGGAACGTGGTGACGACGGATTTGGATTCCGACATCTCTCTGAAGGAGGACTTCGTCGAAGGAGGGGCTAGGTGCGAGAACGGCTTCAGGATCCTACCTGAGGGGCCCGGGCTCGGCAACCTGAGGGTCAAGGAGGAGAAGCTCAAGTTGGTGGCTGTATTCGAGGAGGGGAGGGAGGCCACGACTCCCCTTTGA
- a CDS encoding pyridoxal-phosphate dependent enzyme, translated as MPEIWERVGNTPLIEADGVFFKLEYLNPGGSHKDRMAVSMLLDLIDRRGRGGAVVEATSGCTGVSLSLHGRAMGFDVYVAVKEDASPIKIALMRRLGAKVYTCPNVPPEDPRSVKSVAERIAKERGATFLMQDSNPANPRGQQRMGEEILESLRRVDVFVMGVGTGGTITGVGRLLKREFGTRIIAVTSKGSELAKKFGFADSFEGEVEGYDSYHVPANLDLSLVDEVYQVSRAEALEWASRLAEKGVMAGMSTGAHYLASLYAKRKYGGTVVTVAADHILFHPQLLK; from the coding sequence ATGCCCGAGATCTGGGAACGCGTTGGAAACACCCCCTTGATCGAGGCCGACGGCGTGTTCTTCAAGCTGGAGTACCTTAACCCTGGAGGAAGCCACAAGGACAGGATGGCCGTCTCGATGCTCCTCGATCTCATCGACAGGAGGGGGAGAGGGGGAGCGGTAGTCGAAGCCACCAGCGGGTGCACGGGGGTATCGCTGTCCCTGCACGGGAGGGCCATGGGGTTCGATGTATACGTGGCGGTGAAGGAGGACGCCAGCCCGATCAAGATAGCCCTGATGAGGAGACTGGGGGCTAAGGTGTACACCTGCCCGAACGTTCCCCCTGAGGATCCGAGGAGCGTGAAGTCCGTAGCTGAGAGGATCGCTAAGGAGAGGGGCGCTACCTTCCTGATGCAGGACTCCAATCCAGCTAACCCGAGGGGACAGCAGAGGATGGGTGAGGAGATTCTGGAGAGCCTGAGGAGGGTGGACGTGTTCGTGATGGGGGTGGGCACCGGAGGAACGATAACGGGCGTAGGTAGGCTCCTGAAGAGGGAGTTCGGAACTAGAATAATAGCTGTCACTTCAAAGGGATCCGAGCTGGCTAAGAAGTTCGGGTTCGCCGATAGCTTCGAAGGGGAGGTGGAGGGCTACGACTCCTACCATGTGCCCGCTAACCTGGATCTGAGCTTGGTGGACGAGGTCTATCAGGTGAGCAGGGCCGAGGCCTTGGAGTGGGCATCCAGGCTGGCTGAGAAAGGGGTTATGGCTGGCATGTCCACCGGGGCTCATTACTTAGCTTCCCTATACGCTAAGAGGAAGTACGGTGGGACAGTGGTGACGGTGGCAGCTGATCACATACTGTTTCACCCCCAACTGCTCAAGTGA
- a CDS encoding DUF4349 domain-containing protein, producing MKRLLVLVIVAALLLTGYLTYQLVFEGRVPEGREQLYPSVPQAMPAATQALVKESSQQVSVQYSQLRNVTISVYVRLQVSDVNSAYYRLSEVASRYGGYVQGSSVYEGGGYLTLRVPAARLESALSEVKSVGKAEREERKVEDVTEQVMDIETRLRNLRATESRLLELLNRAEKVSDIIEIEDKLSQIRQQIEWLEAARRNLQLMVNYATISVELRKAGYVAPEEDPLNRIWDDARKAFIGSLYLLVVGIAFLALPLSLIVVAYLIYGKLRSLRNRGTKQVPQ from the coding sequence ATGAAGCGTCTACTGGTGTTGGTGATAGTGGCAGCTCTGCTCCTAACCGGTTACCTCACTTACCAGCTGGTGTTCGAGGGAAGGGTCCCTGAAGGTAGGGAGCAGCTCTATCCGAGCGTACCTCAAGCCATGCCCGCTGCCACGCAGGCCTTGGTCAAGGAATCCTCCCAGCAGGTCTCAGTCCAGTACTCACAGCTCAGGAACGTGACCATAAGCGTCTACGTGAGGCTTCAAGTGAGCGATGTTAACTCGGCCTATTACAGGCTCTCCGAAGTAGCTTCTAGGTACGGAGGCTACGTTCAGGGTTCATCTGTTTACGAGGGAGGTGGTTACCTCACGCTCAGGGTGCCGGCCGCAAGGCTCGAGAGCGCCTTGAGTGAGGTCAAATCCGTGGGGAAGGCTGAGAGGGAGGAGAGGAAAGTTGAGGATGTTACGGAGCAGGTGATGGATATTGAGACGAGGCTGAGGAACCTGAGGGCTACTGAGAGCAGGTTGCTTGAGCTCTTAAATAGGGCTGAGAAGGTGAGCGATATAATAGAGATAGAGGACAAGCTCTCTCAAATCAGACAACAGATAGAGTGGCTTGAGGCCGCGAGGAGAAACCTCCAGCTCATGGTAAACTACGCCACCATAAGCGTGGAGCTCAGGAAAGCCGGTTACGTAGCTCCTGAGGAGGATCCCCTGAACAGGATCTGGGATGACGCTAGGAAGGCCTTCATAGGCTCCCTCTACCTGTTAGTCGTCGGAATAGCTTTTCTGGCGCTCCCACTCTCCCTCATAGTGGTGGCTTACCTGATCTACGGGAAGCTCAGATCCCTTAGGAATCGCGGGACGAAGCAAGTTCCCCAATAA